The Halobacterium litoreum genome includes a region encoding these proteins:
- a CDS encoding phosphoribosylamine--glycine ligase has translation METKQFLFVSADAALIADVARQVHEEGHDVKYYVEAESDREIGDGFVPKTDNWEAEVDWADVVVFDDIWVGDDVGTGALAEELREQGKAVVGGTPNTDRLEEDRGYAMEILEANGVNTIDHEEFTDFEAGIRHVEEHPGPYVVKPLGEVQNVKRLVYVGEEDDGSDVVDVLRAYEKAWGHRMEGFQLQRKVEGVEVAICGFFDGERFAEPVNFNFEHKRLFPGNIGPSTGEMGTSAFWARRNELFERTLGPLEEWLADEGYVGSIDLNCIVNDTGVHPLEFTPRFGYPTITLQTESIESSVGAFFHDLAHGNDPDFEVHDGYQVGVRVVLPPFPFDDPKTYDENSRNAAIVFDSDGGDGGTTPPDGVHIEDAKCVSLRDTRTASGEPCDPRARERGQWRAAGESGMPLVVTGMGETMQEAQRQAYERVSDVRIPNLYYRDDIGDRWVAGDGDRLHAWGYLGPA, from the coding sequence ATGGAAACCAAACAGTTCCTGTTCGTGTCGGCGGACGCCGCGCTCATCGCGGACGTCGCGCGGCAAGTCCACGAGGAGGGCCACGACGTGAAGTACTACGTCGAGGCCGAGAGCGACCGCGAGATCGGGGACGGCTTCGTGCCGAAGACCGACAACTGGGAGGCAGAGGTCGACTGGGCGGACGTCGTCGTCTTCGACGACATCTGGGTCGGCGACGACGTTGGCACGGGCGCGCTCGCCGAGGAACTCCGCGAGCAGGGGAAGGCCGTCGTCGGTGGCACCCCGAACACCGACCGACTGGAGGAAGACCGCGGGTACGCGATGGAGATACTGGAGGCCAACGGCGTGAACACCATCGACCACGAGGAGTTCACGGACTTCGAGGCCGGCATCCGGCACGTAGAAGAGCACCCCGGGCCGTACGTCGTGAAACCGCTCGGCGAAGTGCAGAACGTCAAGCGACTCGTCTACGTCGGCGAGGAAGACGACGGCAGCGACGTGGTGGACGTGCTCCGAGCGTACGAGAAGGCGTGGGGCCACCGGATGGAGGGGTTCCAGCTCCAGCGCAAGGTCGAGGGCGTCGAGGTCGCAATCTGTGGGTTCTTCGACGGCGAGCGGTTCGCCGAGCCGGTGAACTTCAACTTCGAACACAAGCGCCTGTTCCCCGGGAACATCGGTCCCTCGACGGGCGAGATGGGGACGAGCGCGTTCTGGGCGCGCCGGAACGAACTGTTCGAGCGCACGCTCGGCCCGCTGGAGGAGTGGCTCGCCGACGAGGGGTACGTCGGGAGCATCGACCTGAACTGCATCGTCAACGACACCGGCGTCCACCCACTGGAGTTCACGCCGCGCTTCGGCTACCCGACGATAACGCTCCAAACCGAGAGCATCGAGTCCTCCGTCGGCGCGTTCTTCCACGACCTCGCGCACGGGAACGACCCCGACTTCGAGGTCCACGACGGCTACCAGGTGGGCGTGCGCGTCGTCCTGCCACCGTTCCCGTTCGACGATCCGAAGACGTACGACGAGAACTCGCGGAACGCCGCCATCGTGTTCGACAGCGACGGCGGCGACGGCGGGACGACGCCGCCCGACGGCGTCCACATCGAGGACGCGAAGTGCGTGTCGCTGCGCGACACGAGAACGGCGAGCGGGGAGCCCTGCGACCCGCGAGCGCGCGAACGCGGCCAGTGGCGGGCCGCCGGCGAGTCCGGGATGCCACTCGTCGTCACCGGGATGGGAGAGACGATGCAGGAGGCACAACGGCAGGCCTACGAGCGCGTCAGCGACGTTCGCATCCCGAATCTCTACTACCGGGACGACATCGGCGACCGGTGGGTGGCGGGCGACGGCGACCGTCTGCACGCGTGGGGCTACCTCGGGCCGGCCTGA
- a CDS encoding NAD(P)/FAD-dependent oxidoreductase: MRVAVLGAGYAGVVLADRLERRLPSDVDLVVVDDTGSHLVQHELHRAVRRPSFEDDIVVSLDDIFDRARVRHATVASVDRDRRVVEFADGEEMAYDVAAVCLGAETAYYDLPGVEEHSIPLKRLPDARRIRESFLDTVRAGGGTVVVGGAGLSGVQVAGELAAFAREEHADDDVDVVLVEQMDDVAPSFPAKFQDAVREELDAEGVDVRTGVTVEQATEEAVETESGVIPYETFVWTGGIRGPDALAGERADVRADLTLDDHTVAVGDVARVVDAEGAAVPASAAAAVREAKVAARNVERLVDDQRDVDDGFRPRLERYTFDSPGWLVSVGDGAVAQVGPSVFRGRAAKAVKTGVGASYLAAAGDIRNAVGLVREEFDFERHGD, encoded by the coding sequence ATGCGAGTCGCCGTACTCGGCGCGGGCTACGCGGGCGTGGTGTTGGCCGACCGACTGGAGCGCCGCCTTCCCTCCGACGTGGACCTCGTGGTCGTGGACGACACCGGCAGCCACCTCGTCCAGCACGAACTCCACCGCGCGGTCCGCAGGCCGAGCTTCGAGGACGACATCGTCGTGTCCCTTGACGACATCTTCGACCGGGCGCGCGTGAGACACGCGACCGTCGCGTCTGTCGACCGCGACCGACGCGTCGTCGAGTTCGCGGACGGCGAGGAGATGGCGTACGACGTGGCGGCGGTCTGTCTCGGTGCCGAGACGGCGTACTACGACCTGCCGGGCGTCGAGGAACACTCGATTCCGCTCAAGCGACTGCCCGACGCACGCCGCATCCGCGAGTCGTTTCTCGACACCGTCCGCGCCGGCGGCGGCACCGTCGTGGTCGGTGGCGCCGGGCTCTCGGGCGTGCAGGTCGCGGGCGAACTCGCGGCGTTCGCACGCGAGGAACACGCCGACGACGACGTTGACGTCGTCCTCGTCGAGCAGATGGACGACGTGGCGCCGTCGTTTCCGGCGAAGTTCCAGGACGCCGTGCGCGAGGAACTGGACGCCGAGGGCGTGGACGTCAGGACGGGCGTGACCGTCGAGCAGGCCACCGAGGAAGCAGTCGAAACCGAGAGCGGAGTGATTCCCTACGAGACGTTCGTGTGGACGGGCGGCATCCGCGGTCCGGACGCGCTCGCGGGGGAGCGCGCCGACGTGCGCGCAGACCTCACGCTGGACGACCACACGGTCGCTGTCGGCGACGTCGCGCGCGTGGTGGACGCCGAGGGCGCGGCGGTGCCGGCGAGCGCGGCGGCCGCCGTCCGCGAGGCGAAGGTGGCGGCGCGGAACGTCGAGCGCCTCGTCGACGACCAGCGCGACGTGGACGACGGCTTCCGGCCGCGACTGGAGCGGTACACGTTCGACTCGCCGGGGTGGCTGGTGAGCGTCGGCGACGGCGCCGTCGCGCAGGTCGGCCCGAGCGTGTTCCGCGGGCGCGCCGCGAAAGCCGTGAAGACGGGCGTCGGCGCGAGTTATCTCGCCGCCGCGGGCGACATCCGGAACGCCGTCGGCCTCGTCAGAGAGGAGTTCGATTTCGAGCGCCACGGCGACTGA
- the mvaD gene encoding phosphomevalonate decarboxylase MvaD, translated as MKATARAHPIQGLVKYHGMRDEELRLPYHDSISVCTAPSNTTTTVEFDPDRDEDIYRVDGEEVDGRGAERIQMVLDEVRRRAGFDHRARLVSESNFPTNIGLGSSSSGFAAAALAAVEAAGLDLTLPEVSTIARRGSSSAARAVTGGFSDLYAGLNDEDCRSERLPVDDEMADDLRIVIGKVPAYKETEAAHEEAADSHMFEARLAHIHDQLAEMKDALREGDFDRAFETAEHDSLSLAATTMTGPAGWVYWKPDTIEIFDAVRDLREDGVPAYFSTDTGATVYVNTRAEHADEVEATIADCGVDTEVWEVGGPAHLVDDEALF; from the coding sequence ATGAAAGCGACCGCGCGAGCGCACCCGATTCAGGGCCTGGTGAAGTACCACGGGATGCGCGACGAGGAACTCCGCCTCCCGTACCACGACTCCATCAGCGTCTGCACCGCGCCGAGCAACACCACGACGACCGTCGAGTTCGACCCGGACCGCGACGAGGACATCTACCGCGTGGACGGCGAGGAAGTCGACGGCCGCGGCGCCGAGCGCATCCAGATGGTCCTCGACGAGGTGCGCCGTCGCGCCGGCTTCGACCACCGCGCGCGCCTCGTCAGCGAGAGCAACTTCCCGACGAACATCGGCCTCGGCTCCTCCTCTTCCGGGTTCGCGGCGGCCGCGCTCGCCGCCGTCGAGGCCGCGGGCCTCGACCTGACGCTCCCCGAGGTGTCGACCATCGCGCGCCGCGGGTCGTCGTCGGCGGCGCGCGCCGTCACCGGCGGCTTCTCGGACCTCTACGCGGGCCTCAACGACGAGGACTGCCGGAGCGAGCGCCTCCCAGTGGACGACGAGATGGCCGACGACCTCCGCATCGTCATCGGTAAAGTGCCGGCGTACAAGGAGACCGAGGCCGCCCACGAGGAGGCCGCGGACAGCCACATGTTCGAGGCGCGGCTGGCGCACATCCACGACCAGCTCGCGGAGATGAAAGACGCGCTCCGCGAGGGCGACTTCGACCGCGCGTTCGAGACGGCCGAACACGACTCGCTGTCGCTCGCGGCGACGACGATGACGGGACCCGCCGGCTGGGTGTACTGGAAGCCGGACACCATCGAAATCTTCGACGCGGTGCGCGACCTGCGCGAGGACGGCGTGCCCGCGTACTTCTCGACGGACACCGGCGCGACAGTCTACGTGAACACGCGCGCCGAACACGCCGACGAGGTCGAGGCGACCATCGCGGACTGCGGCGTCGACACCGAGGTCTGGGAGGTCGGCGGACCCGCCCACCTCGTGGACGACGAAGCGCTCTTCTGA
- the nth gene encoding endonuclease III, whose translation MGTMLETREAQVEAVIDRLSEEYPEPEISLNFSNRLELLIAVILSAQCTDERVNKETAHLFEKYETAEDYANADEEELAEDLNSITYYNSKAGYIKSAATAIVEEHDGEVPDTMSELTDLSGVGRKTANVVLQHGHDITEGIVVDTHVQRISRRLGITEEERPEAIEEDLMPVVPREHWKHYTHWLISHGRDTCTARNPDCGDCVLEDICPSSKEDHDVDLADGSEW comes from the coding sequence ATGGGAACGATGCTGGAGACGCGGGAGGCGCAAGTCGAGGCGGTCATCGACCGACTCAGCGAGGAGTACCCGGAGCCCGAAATCTCCCTGAACTTCTCGAACCGCCTCGAACTCCTGATTGCGGTCATCCTCTCCGCGCAGTGTACCGACGAGCGCGTGAACAAGGAGACGGCCCACCTCTTCGAGAAGTACGAGACGGCCGAGGACTACGCGAACGCCGACGAGGAGGAACTCGCGGAGGACCTGAACTCCATCACGTACTACAACAGTAAGGCCGGCTACATCAAGAGCGCCGCCACCGCCATCGTCGAGGAACACGACGGCGAGGTGCCGGACACGATGAGCGAACTCACGGACCTCTCGGGCGTCGGCCGGAAGACCGCGAACGTCGTCCTCCAGCACGGCCACGACATCACCGAAGGCATCGTCGTCGACACGCACGTTCAGCGCATCTCGCGGCGCCTCGGCATCACCGAGGAGGAACGTCCGGAAGCCATCGAGGAGGACCTGATGCCGGTCGTCCCCCGCGAGCACTGGAAGCACTACACGCACTGGCTCATCAGCCACGGCCGGGACACCTGCACGGCGCGCAACCCCGACTGCGGGGACTGCGTGCTCGAAGATATCTGTCCGTCCTCCAAGGAAGACCACGACGTCGACCTCGCGGACGGCAGCGAGTGGTAG
- a CDS encoding ArsR/SmtB family transcription factor, which yields MPANRLIPGRSTAERGDGSNVVGIREEAADEVFEALSSRTAREILAALYEEPDTASSVADTVDTSLQNASYHIEKLVDAGLVEVADTWYSEQGREMKVYAPASESLVVFASDEASKPSLKDRLLRILGAFGVLGIASVVVQRLFGQSGAGGGDDSQYAISGGDAADETVTTAESQVGVMGQEQVETTATVADAAAQGIPPGLVFFAGGLLVLTLALTYVWYRDR from the coding sequence ATGCCAGCGAATCGTCTCATACCCGGGCGCTCCACCGCGGAGCGAGGGGACGGGTCAAACGTCGTCGGCATTCGGGAGGAGGCCGCCGACGAGGTGTTCGAAGCGCTGTCCTCCCGGACCGCGCGCGAGATTCTCGCGGCGCTCTACGAGGAGCCCGACACCGCGTCCAGCGTCGCCGACACCGTCGACACGTCGCTCCAGAACGCGAGTTACCACATCGAGAAACTCGTGGACGCCGGTCTCGTGGAGGTCGCGGACACGTGGTACTCCGAGCAGGGTCGTGAGATGAAGGTGTACGCGCCCGCGAGCGAGTCGCTCGTCGTGTTCGCGTCCGACGAAGCGTCGAAGCCGTCGCTGAAGGACCGACTGCTCCGCATCCTCGGCGCGTTCGGCGTGCTCGGTATCGCGAGCGTCGTCGTCCAGCGCCTGTTCGGGCAGTCGGGCGCGGGCGGCGGCGACGATTCGCAGTACGCGATATCGGGCGGGGACGCCGCTGACGAGACGGTCACGACGGCGGAGAGCCAGGTCGGCGTGATGGGGCAGGAACAAGTCGAGACGACGGCGACCGTCGCGGACGCCGCGGCACAGGGTATTCCGCCGGGCCTCGTGTTCTTCGCGGGGGGCCTGCTCGTGTTGACGCTCGCGCTCACGTACGTCTGGTACCGGGACCGCTAA
- a CDS encoding DUF7321 family protein yields the protein MVEDVVVASVAAAMVTASFPLYLYGAWIIIEAEPVTWGDLRHHLSYIFAGLALTTVPVLFWMLPRLFDQLGGFAVMHAFFGVQAYAFLAFALTGIVPILRAKREYNLYHEPDRDVDLDEIHENMGAWRLRLRAGVIGYVVCWLAAWVLGVIRFVLKYPSLPV from the coding sequence ATGGTCGAGGACGTGGTCGTCGCGAGCGTCGCCGCGGCGATGGTCACCGCGAGTTTCCCGCTCTACCTCTACGGAGCGTGGATTATCATCGAGGCGGAGCCGGTGACGTGGGGCGACCTGCGCCACCACCTCTCGTACATCTTCGCGGGCCTCGCGCTCACGACCGTCCCCGTCCTCTTCTGGATGCTCCCGCGGCTGTTCGACCAACTCGGCGGGTTCGCCGTCATGCACGCCTTCTTCGGGGTGCAGGCGTACGCCTTCCTCGCGTTCGCGCTCACCGGTATCGTCCCCATCCTGCGCGCGAAACGCGAGTACAACCTCTACCACGAACCGGACCGAGACGTGGACCTCGACGAGATACACGAGAACATGGGCGCGTGGCGCCTCCGCCTCCGCGCAGGCGTCATCGGCTACGTCGTCTGCTGGCTCGCCGCGTGGGTGCTCGGCGTGATTCGATTCGTCCTGAAGTACCCCTCGCTCCCGGTTTAG
- a CDS encoding NUDIX hydrolase: MASFDAIDSVAVEPDYCHRCGAAVDAREYEGRTHPWCPDCDVLFSQCPIPGGHVVVRDDDSVLVLDEPIPQHEGVLSLPGGHAKPAERPRESVVRELEEETGLTADPEDLEFLTVVHSEHPDVAFYLLTYAVERSRVDGDLEPEFEDGDAYFAPVAELRANPDRIRDSDLDRIELAFGE, encoded by the coding sequence ATGGCCTCGTTCGACGCCATCGACTCCGTCGCGGTCGAACCCGACTACTGTCACCGCTGTGGCGCCGCCGTCGACGCTCGGGAGTACGAGGGCCGAACCCACCCGTGGTGTCCGGACTGCGACGTCCTGTTCTCCCAGTGCCCGATTCCCGGTGGCCACGTCGTCGTCCGCGACGACGACTCGGTGCTCGTGCTGGACGAACCCATCCCGCAACACGAGGGCGTCCTGAGCCTCCCCGGCGGGCACGCCAAGCCCGCAGAGCGACCCCGCGAGTCGGTCGTCCGAGAACTCGAGGAGGAGACCGGCCTCACAGCCGACCCCGAAGACCTCGAGTTCCTCACCGTGGTACACTCCGAACACCCGGACGTCGCGTTCTACCTGCTGACGTACGCGGTGGAGCGCTCGCGCGTCGACGGCGACCTCGAACCGGAGTTCGAGGACGGCGACGCGTACTTCGCGCCGGTCGCCGAACTGCGCGCGAACCCCGACCGCATCCGAGACTCCGACCTCGACCGCATCGAACTCGCGTTCGGCGAGTGA